In Prunus dulcis chromosome 1, ALMONDv2, whole genome shotgun sequence, the following are encoded in one genomic region:
- the LOC117614208 gene encoding pentatricopeptide repeat-containing protein At1g62914, mitochondrial-like, with amino-acid sequence MMTKNMAKRAPGLTLLRKGNPSSLYSLFGLVFFRSQFCSFAVNRSHTVSVKEIIDLEDLVKTRCKSGNLGLDEALGHFDSVIQMKPIPSIWAINHLFGALSKMNQCSTVVSMYKQMLACVGLHPEVHTLSVVINCLCRMNRVDLGFSVLATILKHGLQPNAYTLNALLHGVCKYRSLSEAMELLQKIEEKGLACCEITYATIINGLCRAGKTCMALEILEQMYEDGRFKPDPQCYNPIIDRLCKERRTDEALTLFRDMINKSVAPDIISYTSLIYGLCNMGLWTRALALFEMMNKKGRKPDVVTFNSIISAACKSGKWEEAVRLFRNMIDCGAFPNIVTFNSVLDALCKEGKTAEALNLMEEMFRRGVKPDVVTYSSLINSLCHSAQWKEATRLFNRMLDEGIAPDVVTFNTVIHALCKERRAEEALSVLELMSQRGMRLNIFTYNSLIYGMCRTDQWAEATRLFDEMVVQGVLPDIITLTVLLDALFQGGMPEEAHKVVEARVKYGMELSKITCTMLIDDYCFLGKMDKAKKVIDLMVIKDRVPDIASCYKALVNGYMQAKRIGEALRLEEEMIEKGVMPDLETLKALRGSAE; translated from the coding sequence ATGATGACGAAAAATATGGCGAAAAGAGCTCCAGGGCTCACGCTTCTCCGAAAGGGTAATCCTTCTTCTCTCTATTCTCTGTTTGGGCTCGTCTTTTTCAGAAGCCAGTTTTGCTCTTTTGCTGTCAATCGTTCTCATACTGTTAGTGTTAAGGAAATCATTGATTTGGAAGATTTGGTAAAAACGCGTTGTAAATCTGGTAATCTTGGGTTAGATGAAGCACTGGGTCACTTCGATTCCGTAATTCAAATGAAACCCATTCCCTCGATTTGGGCTATTAATCATTTGTTTGGGGCACTCTCGAAGATGAATCAGTGTTCCACTGTAGTTTCTATGTATAAACAGATGCTGGCTTGTGTTGGCTTACATCCGGAAGTCCATACACTGAGTGTTGTTATCAATTGCTTGTGCCGTATGAATCGGGTGGACTTGGGTTTCTCTGTTTTAGCAACTATCCTTAAACATGGTCTTCAGCCCAATGCTTATACTTTGAATGCTTTGCTTCATGGGGTTTGCAAGTATAGGTCGCTCTCTGAGGCAATGGAGTTACTCCAGAAAATAGAAGAGAAAGGATTAGCATGCTGTGAAATCACTTACGCTACTATAATTAATGGGTTGTGCAGAGCTGGGAAAACATGTATGGCGCTTGAGATACTCGAGCAAATGTATGAAGATGGAAGGTTTAAGCCTGACCCTCAATGCTATAATCCAATCATTGACCGCTTatgcaaagaaagaagaacagATGAGGCGCTGACCCTATTTCGAGATATGATCAACAAAAGTGTTGCGCCGGATATCATCAGTTACACTTCATTAATTTATGGATTATGCAACATGGGTCTTTGGACACGAGCACTTGCTCTGTTTGAAATGATGAATAAGAAAGGCAGAAAGCCTGATGTTGTCACTTTTAATTCCATAATTTCTGCAGCATGCAAGTCTGGTAAGTGGGAAGAAGCTGTGCGGCTATTTAGAAACATGATTGATTGTGGCGCCTTCCCTAATATTGTTACATTCAATTCTGTGTTGGATGCTTTGTGCAAGGAAGGGAAGACTGCAGAGGCACTTAACCTTATGGAAGAAATGTTCCGTAGAGGTGTAAAGCCTGATGTCGTCACCTACAGCTCCTTAATTAATAGCCTCTGCCATTCCGCGCAATGGAAAGAAGCCACAAGGTTGTTTAATAGAATGCTGGATGAAGGAATTGCACCAGATGTTGTAACCTTTAACACTGTAATACATGCTCTTTGCAAGGAGAGACGGGCCGAGGAAGCGCTCTCCGTGTTAGAGCTAATGTCCCAAAGAGGTATGAGGCTTAACATTTTCACCTACAACTCTCTAATTTATGGCATGTGCCGTACAGATCAATGGGCTGAAGCCACAaggttgtttgatgaaatggTAGTTCAGGGAGTCTTACCTGATATCATAACTTTGACAGTACTTTTGGATGCTCTCTTCCAAGGAGGGATGCCAGAAGAGGCTCATAAAGTAGTTGAGGCCAGAGTTAAATATGGTATGGAGCTGAGCAAAATAACTTGCACTATGCTAATTGATGATTATTGTTTTCTTGGCAAAATGGATAAGGCAAAGAAGGTCATTGATTTAATGGTGATAAAAGATCGTGTCCCTGATATTGCTTCTTGCTATAAAGCCTTGGTCAACGGCTATATGCAAGCTAAAAGGATAGGTGAAGCTTTGAGGCTCGAAGAAGAAATGATCGAAAAAGGGGTGATGCCTGATTTGGAAACCCTAAAAGCTTTGAGAGGGTCTGCAGAATAG